From the Glycine max cultivar Williams 82 chromosome 11, Glycine_max_v4.0, whole genome shotgun sequence genome, the window ATTCACATTTGGTGAGCTAGCAAGTTTACAAGTGGAGTGGCTGAGGAAAAACTTTTGTATCAGTGTCTGAATAACTTGAGCAAAATATTGTATCACTAGTGAGTTTGCATATAGAACATTTTCTTATCCATGCCCAAATAGATGCTGATGATATAGTTAGAGCACCAcaatgtgttttgtttttatctgtgcatttcctttttctccctcaacTTTATGAAAAGTAAActtgtttctctttaaattAGTATGTTCTTTCAATTACTTGCATACTACCTCCTTTCCATATCTTTTGATGTTTAAGGTTATTGCACAtagattaagaaatatttaatggaactataaattattgtatttagactaaaatatgcttatttaataCCTTGATCTTTGATACTTGTACCACTAGTAGTGGGTATTAAATAAGggtatatttaagaaaaatgtattaattaGACTTTGAAATCCTAAAACAACAATtgttttgagagaaaaatagaaagttGAAACATCAAAAGATATGGGAAGGAGGTAGTATTTTGAAACAGTAACTTTCCATACTCTTGCTGTTAAAGTAGTGGTTTTGCTCTATGTAATGAGCCCATGATCTTTCTGTTAAAGTAGCTACCAAAGgaatacttttttctttaatataaagtatttttcTGCCGACCTTGTATATTTACTTAGATGCATAACTTTGTCTCTGAACTCAAGTCGTTATACCTCTCTTTCCGCCAGGTGGACATTATTGGAGTTGGTTGCTATTCATCTAAGGATTTGTGGACCTGGAAACACGAGGGGATTGTATTGGCAGCAGAGGAAACAGATGAAACCCATGACCTGCACACGTCTAATGTGCTTGAGCGGCCGAAAGTGATTTACAATGAGAGGTCTGGAAAGTTTGTGATGTGGATGCATATTGATGATGCCAACTATACCAAAGCAGCTGTTGGAGTGGCAATCAGTGACACGCCTGATGGGCCATTTGATTATCTTGGTAGCCAAAGACCCCATGGATATGAAAGCAGGGATATGACAGTTTTCAAAGACGATGATGGTGTGGCATATATAATCTACTCCTCTGAAGACAATAGTGAACTGCACATCGGACCCCTTACGGAAGATTATCTCAACGTTACATCTGTTATGAGAAGGATACTTGTGGGACAGCATAGAGAAGCACCAGCTTTGTTCAAGCATCAGGGCACATATTACATGATCACGTCAGGCTGCACAGGATGGGCGCCAAATGAAGCATTGGCTCATGCAGCTGAGTCTATTTTGGGGCCTTGGGAAACAGTTGGAAATCCCTGCATTGGGGGAAACAAAATGTTTAGGCTTACAACCTTCTTTGCTCAGAGCACTTTTGTGGTTCCTCTACCTGGCTTTCCGGGTTCATTTATTTTCATGGCTGATCGGTGGAATCCTGCCAACTTAAGAGACTCGAGATATGTATGGTTGCCTTTGATAGTGGCAGGACCTGTTGATCAGCCTCTTGAGTACAGTTTTGAATTCCCATTGTGGTCAAGAGTGTCTATCTATTGGCACAGAAAATGGAGACTGCCTCAAGGCTGGAACGGCTTCAAATAATGTAGCTTCTCTTTGTACATTGTAATATACAAAGATTTGGTATACGGTTATATAGAAACCCGAGTCTCAATAATATGCTCACTTTAATTTAGGGTAAGCTGAGAATAGTTTGAGGGAGCGCATGTATACGAGAAAGATTATCCACTTGATTGGAATTTTGCTAATAATCCAGCATTGTTGATGAGTTGTGTCATGACATCATGTAATGAATTGTTAGTTATGTAAATGATTCTTTCATGTGTGTATTGTTTACTACTCTACTCTCTAGTCTATGTTGGCACCTTGGTTACCTGATTGGAATTGCTTCACGTGCATAGAGGTGGGGATGATAGGTTAGCTATTTAATGGCATCATGAGCGAGCTCTTGCTCAATAATTTTCTTTCCCGGAAAGGAGAGTTTTTGGATAACTACAAGCATATCCAGATTGCGCATAAGGTTAGGACCGACATGAACATAGGATTAGTGAAACTcaaggcatttttttttttaatatgataactCAAATTTATAAGTTTCGCGACATTCACAATTTGTATAGCGGCCAAGAGCCCGAGAATCTTCCTTAATAGGAAATGGAAGAGGTGTCTTTTAGTTGGGTGAAAATAGAGGGGGTATTGAACCATCTGGTACATCTCTCATAATCGTTTTGCGGGTGGATGACGGCTCGTGTGTCTAGTACTAGTATTTGGCAAGTTGTTATCGGTAATAATGAGCGGGATGTTGTTTGCTGTACCTCTTTTATGGTTTCTGGAATCACCCATCcgaaatgtaaaattatatttcggATTAATTACAGATTTTGACTTTCAGAAGGATGaatccaaaagataaaaaaaaaaaaaaaaacatttaggaAAGAGTGCAGAAAACAACTTAGAGGTGCAGAAATAACAACCTAATAAGCACCACATGAAAGCCTATTGTTGGGCCCAATTCTGTAGCAATCCTAATAACTGAAATTGGATAAAACCACCATCTCAGGCGAGCCC encodes:
- the LOC100782607 gene encoding uncharacterized protein, which translates into the protein MRMRNKNRKPTTLRCNVGSRCSTYVVILSLLGCLFLLHLYTLIRHRDRNGGESLLRISNHPQFHELQEVEEEDVQIPPPRGKRSPRAAKRRPKRTTTLIDEFLDENSQLRHVFFPGKKIAIDPMQTAVNESYYYYPGRIWLDTDGNPIQAHGGGIIYDKRSRTYYWYGEYKDGPTYQIHKKGAARVDIIGVGCYSSKDLWTWKHEGIVLAAEETDETHDLHTSNVLERPKVIYNERSGKFVMWMHIDDANYTKAAVGVAISDTPDGPFDYLGSQRPHGYESRDMTVFKDDDGVAYIIYSSEDNSELHIGPLTEDYLNVTSVMRRILVGQHREAPALFKHQGTYYMITSGCTGWAPNEALAHAAESILGPWETVGNPCIGGNKMFRLTTFFAQSTFVVPLPGFPGSFIFMADRWNPANLRDSRYVWLPLIVAGPVDQPLEYSFEFPLWSRVSIYWHRKWRLPQGWNGFK